A single window of Stigmatopora nigra isolate UIUO_SnigA chromosome 22, RoL_Snig_1.1, whole genome shotgun sequence DNA harbors:
- the LOC144215351 gene encoding single-stranded DNA-binding protein 2-like isoform X2, with product MYAKGKSSNVPSDSQAREKLALYVYEYLLHVGAQKSAQTFLSEIRWEKNITLGEPPGFLHSWWCVFWDLYCAAPERRETCDHSSEAKAFHDYSAAAAPSPVLGNLPPGDGMPVGPVPPGFFQPFMSPRYPGGPRPPLRLPNQGLTGVPGGQAMLPSGMDPTRQQGHPSMGGPMQRMTPPRGMVPLGPQSYGGGMRPPLNALVGPGMPGINMGPGGGRPWPNPTNSNSTPYSSASPGSYVGPPGGGGPPGTPIMPSPADSTNSGDNMYTMISTGAPGGSRPNFPMGAGGDGTLGGMAGMEPHHMNGSLGSGDMDSLPKNSPGNLSMSNQPGTPREDGEMAGNFLNPFQNESYSPNMTMSV from the exons GTTAGCGCTGTATGTGTACGAGTACCTGCTGCATGTAGGAGCTCAGAAGTCGGCACAGACCTTCCTCTCGGAG ATTCGATGGGAGAAAAATATCACGTTAGGAGAACCTCCAGGGTTTCTCCACTCTTGGTGGTG TGTTTTCTGGGACCTGTACTGTGCAGCTCCAGAAAGAAGAGAGACATGTGATCACTCCAGTGAAGCCAAGGCCTTCCATGACTAT aGTGCGGCAGCAGCTCCTAGCCCCGTCCTTGGGAATCTCCCCCCAGGAGATGGCATGCCTGTGGGTCCAGTCCCGCCAGGATTTTTTCAG CCTTTTATGTCCCCTCGATATCCGGGAGGACCCAGACCGCCCCTCAGATTACCCAATCAG GGGCTTACTGGTGTCCCAGGAGGTCAAGCGATGTTACCCAGTGGCATGGACCCAACAAGACAACAAGGACATCCAAGTATGGGTGGACCAATGCAGCGCATGACACCTCCAAGGGGTATGGTGCCACTTGGGCCCCAG AGCTATGGAGGAGGGATGAGGCCACCATTGAACGCACTAGTTGGGCCTGGGATGCCAGGCATCAACAt GGGACCAGGAGGTGGAAGACCCTGGCCAAATCCTACAAATTCAAACTCT ACTCCCTATTCATCTGCATCTCCAGGAAGTTATGTG GGACCTCCAGGAGGAGGGGGACCACCTGGTACTCCAATTATGCCAAGTCCGGCAG ATTCAACTAACTCTGGTGACAACATGTACACAATGATCAGCACAGGAGCCCCAGGTGGCAGTCGCCCAAAC TTCCCAATGGGTGCGGGAGGTGACGGCACATTAGGGGGAATGGCTGGAATGGAGCCTCATCACATGAATGGATCATTAG GGTCTGGAGATATGGACAGTCTCCCAAag AACTCGCCAGGTAATCTGAGTATGAGCAACCAGCCCGGCACCCCCAGAGAGGACGGTGAGATGGCTGGGAACTTCCTCAACCCTTTTCAGAATGAAAGT TATTCTCCAAACATGACCATGAGCGTGTGA
- the LOC144215351 gene encoding single-stranded DNA-binding protein 2-like isoform X1, translated as MYAKGKSSNVPSDSQAREKLALYVYEYLLHVGAQKSAQTFLSEIRWEKNITLGEPPGFLHSWWCVFWDLYCAAPERRETCDHSSEAKAFHDYSENAASSAGQSAAAAPSPVLGNLPPGDGMPVGPVPPGFFQPFMSPRYPGGPRPPLRLPNQGLTGVPGGQAMLPSGMDPTRQQGHPSMGGPMQRMTPPRGMVPLGPQSYGGGMRPPLNALVGPGMPGINMGPGGGRPWPNPTNSNSTPYSSASPGSYVGPPGGGGPPGTPIMPSPADSTNSGDNMYTMISTGAPGGSRPNFPMGAGGDGTLGGMAGMEPHHMNGSLGSGDMDSLPKNSPGNLSMSNQPGTPREDGEMAGNFLNPFQNESYSPNMTMSV; from the exons GTTAGCGCTGTATGTGTACGAGTACCTGCTGCATGTAGGAGCTCAGAAGTCGGCACAGACCTTCCTCTCGGAG ATTCGATGGGAGAAAAATATCACGTTAGGAGAACCTCCAGGGTTTCTCCACTCTTGGTGGTG TGTTTTCTGGGACCTGTACTGTGCAGCTCCAGAAAGAAGAGAGACATGTGATCACTCCAGTGAAGCCAAGGCCTTCCATGACTAT AGCGAAAATGCTGCTTCGTCAGCAGGTCAG aGTGCGGCAGCAGCTCCTAGCCCCGTCCTTGGGAATCTCCCCCCAGGAGATGGCATGCCTGTGGGTCCAGTCCCGCCAGGATTTTTTCAG CCTTTTATGTCCCCTCGATATCCGGGAGGACCCAGACCGCCCCTCAGATTACCCAATCAG GGGCTTACTGGTGTCCCAGGAGGTCAAGCGATGTTACCCAGTGGCATGGACCCAACAAGACAACAAGGACATCCAAGTATGGGTGGACCAATGCAGCGCATGACACCTCCAAGGGGTATGGTGCCACTTGGGCCCCAG AGCTATGGAGGAGGGATGAGGCCACCATTGAACGCACTAGTTGGGCCTGGGATGCCAGGCATCAACAt GGGACCAGGAGGTGGAAGACCCTGGCCAAATCCTACAAATTCAAACTCT ACTCCCTATTCATCTGCATCTCCAGGAAGTTATGTG GGACCTCCAGGAGGAGGGGGACCACCTGGTACTCCAATTATGCCAAGTCCGGCAG ATTCAACTAACTCTGGTGACAACATGTACACAATGATCAGCACAGGAGCCCCAGGTGGCAGTCGCCCAAAC TTCCCAATGGGTGCGGGAGGTGACGGCACATTAGGGGGAATGGCTGGAATGGAGCCTCATCACATGAATGGATCATTAG GGTCTGGAGATATGGACAGTCTCCCAAag AACTCGCCAGGTAATCTGAGTATGAGCAACCAGCCCGGCACCCCCAGAGAGGACGGTGAGATGGCTGGGAACTTCCTCAACCCTTTTCAGAATGAAAGT TATTCTCCAAACATGACCATGAGCGTGTGA
- the LOC144215354 gene encoding uncharacterized protein LOC144215354, with translation MLVHNFLILVALFSPSLSSDPNCEELVVSLEDRNLISGKWIFYAGTSDNEDFLDEFKSVSSSWIELSLLQNSENFTMTWSDKIEGNCSFDNVTSTFSNSSSNVQAHYITSEEIHAETYLKTCPDCLLLIDKMAVQVSDLKTLEGRVFALFTRSGRLDDTHLDVFKKQAACLKFTGDLHFGDTTDLCQEENP, from the exons ATGCTTGTtcacaattttttaattttagtggCGCTCTTTTCTCCGAGTCTTTCATCGGATCCCAACTGTGAAGAACTTGTAGTATCACTGGAAGACAGGAACCTG ATTTCTGGAAAATGGATATTTTATGCTGGCACATCAGACAATGAAGATTTTTTGGATGAATTTAAATCGGTCTCCAGCTCTTGGATTGAACTTTCACTCCTGCAAAACAGTGAAAACTTTACAATGACATGGAGCGACAAAAT AGAAGGGAATTGTTCTTTTGACAATGTTACATCCACTTTTTCAAACAGTTCTTCAAATGTGCAag CTCACTACATAACATCTGAGGAAATACATGCTGAGACATACCTGAAGACCTGTCCCGATTGCCTCCTCTTGATTGACAAAATGGCAGTGCAGGTCTCGGATTTAAAAACCTTAGAAGGCAGAGTGTTTGCTCTTTTCA CGAGATCAGGAAGACTCGATGACACTCACCTGGATGTTTTCAAGAAACAAGCTGCTTGCCTCAAGTTTACAGGAGATTTGCATTTTGGCGACACCACAG ATCTGTGTCAAGAAGAGAACCCATAA
- the LOC144215353 gene encoding uncharacterized protein LOC144215353, producing the protein MFVPFCLGLLALTSWTAASDPACGELVKHLQDADMDPGTFIYHVGTSDNQDYLDELKKTNSFWIKLAAIPNTENFTMTTGDKTEGKCSYEKLTASYTNISSTMDVHYVHEEETHHEQYLQTCPDCILLIDKMTWKLPNQRLLKGRYLLLLTKTGTLDDAQLEIFKKQAACLNFQKELHFGSHTDLCPEESG; encoded by the exons ATGTTTGTTCCTTTTTGTTTAGGTCTACTGGCTCTAACTTCGTGGACCGCTGCATCTGATCCAGCATGTGGAGAACTTGTCAAACATTTACAGGATGCAGACATG GATCCTGGAACATTCATTTATCACGTGGGAACATCAGACAATCAAGATTATTTggatgaacttaaaaaaactaACAGTTTTTGGATTAAACTTGCAGCTATACCCAACACTGAAAATTTCACAATGACCACAGGGGACAAGAC CGAAGGAAAATGCTCTTATGAAAAGCTTACTGCTTCTTATACTAACATCAGTTCAACAATGGATG TCCATTACGTCCACGAAGAGGAAACCCATCATGAGCAATACCTCCAGACGTGTCCAGACTGCATTCTGTTGATTGACAAGATGACATGGAAGCTTCCTAATCAGAGACTCCTAAAAGGCAGATACCTATTGTTGTTGA CAAAGACTGGAACACTGGATGATGCACAACTGGAGATTTTTAAGAAACAGGCCGCTTGTCTGAATTTCCAAAAAGAGTTGCATTTTGGAAGCCATACGG ATTTGTGTCCAGAAGAGTCCGGATAG
- the LOC144215352 gene encoding uncharacterized protein LOC144215352 has translation MSARVLVVLLVFTSLCAASEPDCKELIKPLQLDNHSPIFGKWILHVSSWDEPDLKNDLVAVNSSWIDLSPSSQNGVISLYWADHLNDNKCLQGSADVTVSGMTSHATFNINNHTSYHEGKYYATCADCLLSEDTTLLPDGKSKGRYLFLFTRNGQLEPSELDTFKKQAVCLNFPSEYYFSHTDLCPDERKIQVEETSSSK, from the exons ATGTCTGCACGGGTGCTGGTTGTTTTGCTCGTCTTCACCTCCCTGTGTGCCGCATCTGAGCCTGACTGCAAGGAACTTATTAAACCTTTGCAGCTGGACAATCACAGCCCT ATCTTTGGCAAATGGATTCTCCACGTGAGCTCGTGGGACGAGCCGGACCTGAAGAATGACCTGGTGGCAGTGAACAGCTCGTGGATTGACTTGTCACCATCTTCACAAAATGGCGTCATTTCTCTCTACTGGGCCGACCATCT AAACGACAATAAGTGTCTGCAAGGGTCAGCTGATGTCACCGTCTCTGGAATGACCAGTCACGCCACCT TCAACATCAACAACCACACTTCATATCACGAGGGTAAATACTATGCAACCTGTGCCGACTGCCTCCTGTCTGAAGACACCACCCTCCTCCCAGATGGAAAATCTAAAGGCCGTTACCTGTTCCTCTTTA CCCGAAATGGACAACTGGAGCCATCTGAATTGGACACCTTCAAGAAACAAGCTGTGTGCCTTAATTTCCCCTCAGAGTACTACTTTTCGCACACAG ACCTGTGCCCAGATGAGAGGAAGATTCAAGTGGAAGAGACTAGTAGTTCAAAGTAA
- the LOC144215357 gene encoding uncharacterized protein LOC144215357: protein MTWTVIVLLSALASLCGASAPDCGDLIQPFIPDDQQLIFGKWVYVMGAGDPMPYHQAMGSIKSSWIELSPTSTDHTVTLRWGDCYFNRCVYGHDNATVTDTTIAFRKNLSLHNGQILKTCHDCLLWSGSFQNLDVTGRFILHFTRSGTIDPKDVEVFKKQVNCQNFPENFHSYDGKTELCPDDKQRTE from the exons ATGACTTGGACTGTTATAGTTCTTTTGTCGGCTCTTGCTTCACTTTGTGGAGCTTCTGCACCGGACTGCGGGGATCTGATCCAACCTTTCATACCAGATGATCAGCAACTG ATTTTTGGTAAATGGGTGTATGTAATGGGAGCTGGTGACCCCATGCCTTACCATCAGGCAATGGGATCAATTAAAAGCTCTTGGATAGAGTTGTCCCCGACATCCACCGACCACACTGTGACATTACGATGGGGCGATTGCTACTT CAATCGCTGTGTCTATGGGCATGACAACGCAACAGTTACTGATACTACCATCGCATTTCGGA AAAACCTCTCACTCCACAATGGCCAAATCCTGAAGACATGCCATGACTGCCTCCTGTGGAGTGGCAGCTTCCAAAACCTTGACGTTACCGGTAGATTCATCCTGCATTTCA CACGGAGTGGGACAATTGATCCCAAAGATGTCGAAGTGTTTAAAAAGCAAGTTAACTGTCAGAACTTTCCAGAGAACTTCCATAGCTATGATGGGAAAACAG AGCTGTGTCCTGATGACAAGCAGAGGACAGAATAA
- the LOC144215350 gene encoding proteinase-activated receptor 1-like — protein sequence MLQGNSAAGQASFYLLVVFSLHSLALGSRNASRFSPRTFSANSMDYMDPSLFGSGTGSGSGFQPEPVRKHHGSDRHPLRHYFISEEAGRFLRSFLTTVFVPTVYTLVFVIGVPLNLVAAVMFVYPLRPRKPAVIYMLNLACADLLFGLLLPFKIVYHYHGNNWTFGPVMCKVVTASFYSNMYCSVLLMACIATDRLLAVVYPINSLTWRSRRTAWAVCVSMWLLALAGVAPLLASDQTAYLPRLGITTCHDVQDFKKLKSFYHYFFPVYSSIFFFTPLLVTVVSYARIIRTLAASNVENRSKKTRAVVMAVVVLVIFVVCFTPANIILMVHYVTVNHTSGDSTYRAYLLAMCSGSLSCSLDPVLYYFGSSQCRKQVLDLFRCRRPHQIARGSHTQSTSTSGPSEKSKPCKLEVVKKEVAGQYCKLHT from the exons ATGCTTCAAGGCAATTCAGCTGCAGGTCAAGCATCCTTTTACCTGTTGGTGGTATTTTCACTTCACAGTTTAGCACTCGGCAGCCGCAATG CCTCCAGGTTTTCCCCGAGGACCTTCTCTGCCAATTCCATGGACTATATGGACCCATCACTATTTGGCTCCGGCACCGGCTCCGGCTCCGGTTTCCAGCCCGAACCAGTGAGGAAACATCACGGCTCAGACCGACATCCTCTCAGGCACTACTTTATCTCGGAAGAGGCCGGTCGCTTCCTGCGTAGTTTTCTTACCACTGTCTTTGTCCCCACGGTCTACACTTTGGTGTTTGTCATTGGCGTCCCCCTCAACCTCGTCGCCGCTGTGATGTTTGTGTACCCCCTCCGTCCCAGAAAGCCGGCTGTCATCTACATGCTAAACCTGGCATGTGCTGACCTTCTCTTTGGCCTGCTCCTCCCCTTCAAGATAGTTTACCATTACCATGGCAACAACTGGACCTTTGGCCCAGTCATGTGCAAGGTCGTAACAGCATCCTTCTATAGCAACATGTACTGCTCGGTCCTGCTCATGGCGTGCATCGCCACGGACCGCCTCCTGGCCGTGGTGTACCCCATAAACTCGTTGACATGGCGCAGCCGTCGGACAGCGTGGGCCGTGTGCGTCTCCATGTGGCTACTGGCTCTCGCGGGAGTGGCTCCTCTCTTGGCCTCGGATCAGACCGCCTACTTACCCCGCCTGGGTATCACAACCTGCCACGACGTACAAGACTTCAAAAAACTGAAGTCCTTTTATCATTATTTCTTCCCCGTATactcctccatcttttttttcacaccTCTTCTGGTCACTGTGGTGAGCTATGCGCGTATCATCCGGACCTTGGCGGCATCTAACGTAGAGAACCGTTCTAAAAAGACGCGGGCGGTGGTGATGGCTGTGGTCGTGCTTGTTATCTTTGTGGTATGCTTCACCCCTGCGAACATCATCCTCATGGTCCACTATGTCACGGTCAATCACACATCCGGTGACTCCACTTACCGTGCATATCTGTTAGCGATGTGCTCTGGGAGCCTCAGCTGCAGCCTGGACCCAGTCCTCTACTACTTTGGCTCGTCCCAGTGCAGGAAACAGGTGCTGGATCTGTTCAGATGCCGCCGTCCACATCAGATAGCGAGGGGTTCGCATACGCAGAGCACCAGCACCAGCGGGCCGAGCGAGAAGAGTAAGCCGTGCAAATTGGAGGTGGTTAAAAAAGAAGTGGCAGGGCAGTACTGCAAGTTGCACACTTAA